From the genome of Edaphobacter dinghuensis, one region includes:
- a CDS encoding pyridoxal phosphate-dependent aminotransferase, protein MSLTATKIFADRIDRIEVSATMAITAAALKLKSEGVNLADFGAGEPHFATPRHIKDAAIDAIEKNFTRYTNVAGIPEVRKAIVDRHAADFGSNYAPDECVFTTGGKLALFNAVQALVDHGDEVILPVPYWVSFKDIIQYAGGKVVFVETDEAENFRVTAKMIEDAITPKTKAIILNTPSNPSGAVVSPEDLEAIVRLAHKNDIYVLLDECYVYLNFTGEIVSGGSFTDCKEHVVVLGSLSKTYAMTGWRAGFALGPKPVIAAMSKLQSQSTSNTASMVQRASIAAVSGSQQCVQEMRADYIKLRDQVLEGFKTIPGLTCTVPQGAFYVYPNVKNFIGKGGIQSASDLAAKLLSEAHVVVVPGEAFGTDAHIRLSYAVSHDVIDEGVKRMREYFASLS, encoded by the coding sequence ATGAGCTTAACGGCAACGAAGATATTCGCGGATCGGATTGACCGCATCGAAGTCTCTGCGACAATGGCGATTACGGCAGCGGCGCTCAAATTGAAGTCCGAGGGTGTCAATCTAGCGGATTTTGGCGCGGGAGAACCGCACTTTGCGACGCCGCGGCACATCAAGGACGCGGCTATTGATGCGATCGAGAAAAACTTTACCCGCTATACGAATGTTGCCGGCATTCCTGAGGTTCGAAAGGCGATCGTAGATCGTCACGCCGCTGATTTTGGCTCGAATTATGCGCCTGACGAGTGCGTGTTCACGACCGGCGGCAAGCTGGCCCTGTTCAATGCGGTTCAGGCGCTCGTCGATCATGGGGATGAAGTCATTCTGCCTGTGCCTTACTGGGTCTCCTTTAAAGACATCATTCAATATGCGGGCGGCAAGGTCGTCTTTGTTGAGACCGATGAGGCGGAGAACTTTCGCGTCACGGCCAAGATGATCGAGGATGCGATTACACCGAAGACGAAGGCGATTATTTTGAATACGCCTTCGAACCCTTCAGGTGCGGTGGTATCGCCGGAAGATCTCGAAGCGATTGTTCGGCTGGCGCATAAGAATGACATCTATGTTTTGTTGGACGAGTGCTATGTCTACCTGAACTTTACCGGCGAGATTGTGAGCGGCGGATCGTTCACCGATTGCAAAGAGCATGTTGTGGTTTTAGGATCGCTCTCGAAGACCTATGCGATGACCGGTTGGCGCGCTGGCTTTGCACTTGGCCCGAAGCCTGTCATTGCAGCGATGAGCAAGCTGCAGTCGCAGAGCACATCCAATACTGCGAGCATGGTGCAGCGTGCTTCCATTGCGGCCGTTAGCGGCTCGCAGCAATGCGTACAGGAGATGCGTGCGGACTACATCAAGCTGCGCGATCAGGTGCTCGAAGGCTTTAAGACGATTCCCGGATTGACGTGTACGGTGCCTCAGGGAGCGTTTTATGTTTATCCCAACGTGAAGAACTTTATCGGCAAGGGCGGTATTCAATCGGCTTCTGATCTTGCCGCAAAGCTTCTCAGCGAAGCGCACGTTGTTGTGGTTCCTGGTGAGGCGTTTGGCACCGACGCGCACATTCGTTTGTCTTATGCGGTTTCGCACGATGTCATTGATGAAGGCGTGAAACGGATGCGAGAGTATTTTGCATCGTTGAGCTAA
- a CDS encoding sensor histidine kinase, whose protein sequence is MRRSIITRALRYSISTAVIAAIVAVYFRWVHANEMTVALTFLMVILLVAANWGLRHAVYLSILSSAVLNFFFLPPIGAFTIGDSRNWVALFAFLLTGIVASQLAERARREAKMSRFRQLEAERLYEFSQQMLVTGNVIDLLNMLPQMIAATFNLAGAAVYLREKDRVYRSHPNYMDVTAAELRDTAFTRDHRVDDARGVTLAPILLGTQPIGSVGITGAGPSPQALDAVCGLAAIAIERAGAMETLTRVEASRESERLRNALLDAVAHELRTPLTSITAAITTLRSNALLDQEQRGEMMQVIEEEAERLNRLVGQAMEMAALDAHDIKLDMQMHSIREAVDLALQAIQPQLRTHAVDIRLPDSLPKVEMDLERIAKVIQHLLENAAKYSAEGSPIFISAEISKNQLMTSIADRGAGIDDFERMMVFDKFYRGQGQRYRVQGTGMGLAIAKAIVEAHGGSIEVTSQPSQGSVFSFYLPISVDDF, encoded by the coding sequence GTGCGACGATCGATTATCACTAGAGCGCTGCGTTACAGCATCTCAACCGCAGTGATTGCTGCCATTGTAGCCGTGTACTTCCGATGGGTGCACGCAAACGAGATGACCGTGGCGTTGACCTTTCTCATGGTCATCTTACTCGTAGCCGCAAATTGGGGACTTCGCCATGCGGTCTATCTTTCGATCCTGTCATCGGCTGTGCTGAATTTCTTCTTCTTGCCACCAATCGGTGCATTTACGATTGGCGACTCGCGTAATTGGGTTGCGCTCTTCGCGTTTCTGCTGACCGGGATCGTCGCCAGCCAATTGGCGGAGCGTGCGCGACGCGAGGCGAAGATGTCGCGCTTTCGTCAATTGGAGGCGGAGAGGCTCTATGAGTTCAGTCAGCAGATGCTGGTGACCGGCAACGTGATCGACCTGCTGAACATGCTGCCGCAGATGATTGCAGCGACCTTCAACCTTGCGGGCGCTGCGGTATATCTTCGCGAGAAGGACCGAGTCTACAGGTCGCATCCGAATTACATGGACGTAACCGCGGCGGAACTTCGGGATACGGCCTTCACACGCGATCATCGGGTGGATGATGCGCGTGGAGTGACCCTGGCGCCGATTTTACTGGGGACGCAGCCGATCGGATCGGTGGGGATCACTGGCGCTGGGCCATCGCCGCAGGCTTTAGACGCAGTTTGCGGCCTTGCTGCTATTGCGATTGAACGTGCCGGGGCTATGGAGACGCTTACTCGAGTTGAAGCTTCGCGCGAGAGCGAGCGGCTGCGAAATGCGCTGCTGGACGCCGTGGCGCACGAGTTGCGGACGCCGCTGACCTCGATTACAGCTGCGATTACGACGCTGCGTTCCAATGCGCTGCTTGACCAGGAGCAGCGCGGAGAGATGATGCAGGTCATTGAAGAGGAGGCCGAGCGGCTGAACCGGTTGGTCGGTCAGGCGATGGAGATGGCTGCGCTGGATGCACACGACATCAAGCTGGATATGCAGATGCATTCGATACGAGAGGCCGTGGATCTCGCGTTACAGGCGATACAACCCCAGCTTCGAACGCACGCCGTCGATATTCGGTTGCCGGATTCGCTTCCCAAGGTAGAGATGGACCTGGAGCGGATTGCCAAGGTCATTCAGCACCTGCTTGAAAATGCAGCGAAGTATTCTGCGGAGGGCAGTCCTATCTTTATCAGTGCTGAGATATCGAAGAATCAGCTTATGACCAGCATTGCGGATCGCGGTGCAGGGATTGATGATTTTGAGCGCATGATGGTCTTCGACAAGTTTTACCGGGGACAGGGGCAACGCTATCGTGTGCAGGGGACGGGGATGGGGCTGGCCATCGCAAAGGCGATTGTGGAGGCTCATGGGGGCTCGATTGAAGTTACAAGTCAGCCGTCGCAGGGATCGGTTTTTTCGTTCTATTTACCGATCAGCGTCGACGATTTTTAG
- a CDS encoding histidine kinase, giving the protein MEKIAPEKTRGTFKLFLGYAPGVGKTYNMLSEAIRRRQRGEDIVVGVVETHGRPRTAELAAQLEQVPRKKIEYRGVVFEEMDLDGVLARKPQIALIDELAHTNIEGSKHRKRYEDVLDILAANIDVLATMNVQHIESVAPTVQSVTGIQIRETVPDWLVQRADEIVMADLTPEALQTRMRRGDIYGVDRAEKALANFFRRGNLIALRELALQHVTKAVDRTLTAYMDAKRIQEHWAVRERVAVCISSNSASQILITRGARIAEGVGGELFVLHIDTGSSDEEQSTLATNMQFARNLGAQVTTIKGTSVAHAAAEFVREKRITHIIFGRTAVSGFRKYLYYWAIQHFLSEAPNVDVHIVTQHRERE; this is encoded by the coding sequence TTGGAAAAGATTGCGCCCGAAAAGACCCGCGGCACCTTCAAACTCTTTCTCGGTTACGCACCCGGCGTTGGCAAAACTTATAACATGCTCAGCGAAGCGATTCGCCGCCGCCAGCGTGGTGAAGATATCGTCGTCGGCGTCGTGGAAACTCACGGACGCCCCCGCACCGCCGAGCTTGCGGCTCAACTTGAGCAGGTTCCTCGAAAAAAGATCGAGTATCGTGGGGTTGTCTTCGAGGAGATGGATCTCGATGGAGTTCTCGCTCGCAAGCCGCAGATTGCCCTCATCGACGAGTTAGCCCACACCAATATCGAAGGCAGCAAACACCGCAAGCGTTACGAAGATGTCCTCGATATTCTGGCAGCAAATATCGATGTGCTCGCCACAATGAACGTCCAACACATCGAGAGCGTTGCACCCACAGTACAGAGCGTCACCGGCATCCAGATTCGCGAGACCGTCCCCGACTGGCTTGTTCAGCGCGCCGATGAGATCGTCATGGCCGATCTCACCCCCGAGGCCCTGCAAACCAGGATGCGACGCGGCGATATTTACGGAGTCGACCGCGCCGAAAAGGCCCTCGCCAACTTCTTCCGCCGTGGCAACCTCATCGCCCTTCGCGAACTGGCGCTGCAACATGTCACCAAAGCCGTAGACCGCACCCTCACAGCCTATATGGATGCAAAACGCATCCAGGAACACTGGGCCGTTCGAGAGCGAGTGGCCGTCTGCATCAGCTCCAACAGCGCCTCTCAGATACTGATTACCCGCGGCGCAAGGATCGCCGAAGGCGTCGGCGGCGAACTCTTCGTCCTTCACATCGACACGGGCAGCAGCGACGAAGAACAGAGCACGCTCGCCACCAACATGCAGTTCGCTCGCAACCTCGGTGCACAGGTAACCACCATCAAGGGCACAAGCGTCGCACATGCAGCGGCAGAGTTCGTCCGCGAAAAACGCATTACCCATATCATTTTCGGCAGAACCGCAGTCAGCGGCTTTCGCAAGTATCTTTACTACTGGGCAATTCAGCACTTCCTCTCAGAGGCACCAAACGTGGACGTCCACATCGTTACACAGCATCGGGAGCGTGAATGA
- a CDS encoding response regulator transcription factor: MKSIEPGQQAKILIVDDEPQIIRVLRTALSTQGYAVRIAGNGVEGADIALEWKPDLVITDVSMPEMNGIELCRELRARSDVAIIVLSVRNNERMKIEALDAGADDYVTKPFSIQELQARVRAQLRRNLNETREVQTIISLGDFRIDIPQHRVAVRDSDIHLTPKQFDLLVYFAQHAGKVLTHRALLQAVWGANADQPEYLRVSIGQLRKKIETTEEPRYILTEPWVGYRFRPTGSDDL; the protein is encoded by the coding sequence ATGAAGTCGATCGAACCAGGCCAGCAGGCAAAGATACTCATCGTAGACGATGAGCCGCAAATTATCAGAGTGCTCCGCACGGCACTCTCCACGCAGGGTTACGCTGTGCGTATCGCAGGCAATGGCGTTGAGGGCGCGGACATCGCTCTTGAGTGGAAGCCGGACCTTGTCATCACCGATGTTTCTATGCCGGAGATGAATGGGATAGAGCTCTGCCGCGAGCTTCGCGCCAGATCCGATGTAGCGATCATCGTCCTCTCGGTCCGCAATAACGAGCGCATGAAGATCGAAGCCCTCGATGCAGGTGCCGACGATTATGTGACCAAGCCCTTCAGCATTCAAGAGCTGCAGGCTCGTGTTCGCGCCCAGCTCAGGCGTAACCTAAACGAAACCCGTGAAGTGCAGACCATCATCAGCCTTGGTGATTTTCGCATCGACATCCCGCAACATCGCGTCGCCGTCCGCGATAGCGACATTCATCTCACACCAAAGCAGTTCGATCTTCTTGTCTACTTTGCACAACATGCGGGAAAGGTGCTGACGCATCGCGCTCTCCTGCAGGCCGTATGGGGCGCCAACGCCGACCAGCCGGAGTATCTGCGCGTTAGTATTGGCCAATTGCGAAAGAAAATCGAGACAACCGAGGAACCACGGTACATCCTTACCGAACCCTGGGTTGGCTATCGCTTTCGCCCAACCGGTAGCGACGACCTCTAG
- the kdpF gene encoding K(+)-transporting ATPase subunit F, which produces MLETITLSLVTLALFVYLVYALLRPEKF; this is translated from the coding sequence ATGCTTGAAACGATCACACTCTCTCTCGTCACTCTCGCTCTCTTCGTCTATCTCGTCTATGCGCTTCTGCGCCCCGAAAAATTTTAA
- the kdpA gene encoding potassium-transporting ATPase subunit KdpA, with the protein MTANGWLQIFFFFAIVLVCAKPLGVYMARVFGRERTFADPIFRPIERLIYRLTGVDETHEMGWKEYGIVMLLFSLVTLLVTYAVERLQHMLPLNPQHFSAVAPDLAFNTAVSFTTNTNWQSYVPEVTMSYLTQMATLAYHNFFSGAVGIALAIAFIRGISRRESKSLGNFWVDMTRASLWVLLPASFILAILLVSQGVVQNFRPYDQAKLVQTQTVTATGTDGKPTTTTVTTQNIAQGPVASQEAIKMLGTNGGGFFNTNSAHPFENPTPFSNLLEMLAIFLIPAGLTVTLGRMVRSPAHGWAVFAAMSVLFFAGVAVAYHAEAAPNPLLHTATMHIDQHTTAMQPGGNMEGKEVRFGIANSALFATVTTDASCGAVNAMHDSFMPLGGLVPLVNIMLGEIIFGGVGSGMYGMLIFVILAVFIAGLMVGRTPEYLGKKIESFDVKMAMLYVLIFPLSILGFTAVALMMPNLGLSALANTGPHGLSEILYAYTSATGNNGSAFAGLSANTHWYNFSLGMAMLIGRFLMIVPMLAVAGNLAKKKLVPPSAGTFPVHTPLFTVLLVGVILIVGALTFFPALSLGPLLEHLLLQVGKTF; encoded by the coding sequence ATGACCGCTAACGGCTGGCTACAAATATTTTTCTTCTTTGCTATCGTCCTCGTCTGTGCGAAGCCTCTCGGCGTCTATATGGCCCGGGTCTTTGGACGCGAACGCACCTTTGCAGATCCGATCTTCCGCCCCATCGAGCGTCTCATCTATCGTCTTACAGGCGTCGACGAAACGCACGAGATGGGCTGGAAAGAGTACGGCATCGTCATGCTTCTTTTCAGCCTGGTGACGCTGCTGGTCACCTACGCAGTTGAGCGCCTGCAGCATATGCTTCCGCTGAACCCTCAACACTTCTCCGCAGTAGCACCCGATCTCGCTTTCAATACCGCGGTCTCTTTCACAACGAATACCAACTGGCAGTCCTACGTCCCTGAAGTAACGATGAGTTACCTCACCCAGATGGCGACCTTGGCTTACCATAACTTTTTCTCAGGGGCTGTCGGCATTGCACTGGCGATTGCCTTTATTCGTGGCATCTCACGTCGCGAGTCGAAGTCGCTTGGAAACTTCTGGGTCGACATGACGCGCGCATCGCTATGGGTGCTTCTGCCTGCTAGCTTCATCTTGGCAATCCTTCTGGTCTCTCAAGGCGTCGTCCAGAACTTTCGACCTTACGATCAGGCAAAGCTAGTCCAGACGCAGACTGTAACCGCCACAGGCACAGATGGAAAGCCGACCACGACAACAGTGACAACGCAGAATATCGCACAAGGTCCAGTCGCATCGCAGGAAGCCATCAAGATGCTTGGCACCAATGGCGGCGGTTTCTTCAACACCAACAGCGCTCATCCGTTTGAGAACCCCACGCCCTTCTCAAACTTGCTCGAGATGCTCGCGATCTTTCTCATCCCTGCCGGACTGACCGTCACTCTGGGCAGAATGGTCCGGTCTCCCGCGCACGGATGGGCCGTATTCGCAGCGATGTCTGTGCTGTTTTTTGCTGGCGTTGCCGTTGCCTACCATGCTGAGGCAGCGCCGAATCCGTTGCTGCACACCGCAACTATGCATATTGACCAGCACACAACAGCAATGCAGCCCGGCGGCAATATGGAAGGCAAGGAGGTCCGGTTCGGCATTGCAAACTCCGCTCTCTTCGCCACGGTCACTACCGATGCCAGTTGCGGAGCTGTCAATGCCATGCACGACTCCTTCATGCCTCTCGGCGGTCTCGTCCCTCTGGTGAACATCATGCTTGGCGAGATCATCTTCGGAGGTGTTGGATCGGGCATGTATGGCATGTTGATCTTCGTCATCCTCGCCGTCTTTATTGCAGGTCTCATGGTAGGACGCACTCCGGAGTACCTCGGCAAAAAGATCGAATCCTTCGACGTCAAGATGGCCATGCTGTATGTACTTATCTTCCCGCTCTCTATTCTCGGATTTACAGCCGTGGCTCTGATGATGCCGAACCTCGGACTCTCCGCGCTCGCCAACACTGGCCCGCACGGTCTCTCCGAGATCTTGTATGCCTATACCTCTGCCACCGGAAACAACGGCTCTGCATTCGCTGGCCTTAGCGCGAACACGCACTGGTACAACTTTTCTCTGGGCATGGCCATGCTGATCGGCCGGTTCCTGATGATCGTCCCAATGCTGGCTGTCGCAGGAAATCTCGCGAAGAAGAAACTGGTGCCACCATCTGCCGGAACGTTTCCGGTGCATACACCTCTCTTCACCGTCCTTCTGGTGGGAGTCATCCTGATTGTCGGCGCCCTTACCTTCTTCCCGGCACTCTCACTCGGACCTCTCCTCGAGCACTTGCTCCTGCAAGTCGGAAAAACCTTCTAA
- the kdpB gene encoding potassium-transporting ATPase subunit KdpB codes for MANTRKRSLWDIKIVRRALIDAIVKLNPRTMMKNPVMFVVEIGSVITSIYLFRDIAAHHHTLSFDLQITLWLWFTVLFANFAEAMAEGRGKAQADALRRAKSETTAMRLLPNGKSEEIASSQLRAGDLVFIVAGGMIPGDGEVIEGVASVDESAITGESAPVIREAGGDRSAVTGGTRVLSDQIKVRITSNPGETFLDRMIALVEGAERQKTPNEIALNILLAGLTIIFLLAVFTLQPIAIYSSAPQTVFVLISLLVCLIPTTIGGLLSAIGIAGMDRLVQHNVLAMSGRAVEAAGDVNTLLLDKTGTITLGNRQAAEFIPAPGVSKDQLADAAQLSSLPDETPEGRSIVVLAKELYGLRGREFSDLQAEFVPFSAVTRMSGINLDGRIIRKGSTDAIAAFVKENGGTLPDEVRATVEVVARSGGTPLVVAENRQALGVIHLKDIVKGGMKERFTQLRSMGIRTVMITGDNPLTAAAIAREAGVDDFLAEAKPKDKMDLIRREQAEGKLVAMTGDGTNDAPALAQADVGVAMNTGTQAAKEAGNMVDLDSNPTKLIEIVEIGKQLLMTRGALTTFSIANDVAKYFAIIPAMFAATFPVLSALNIMHLKTPQSAILSAVIFNAIIIIGLIPLALRGVGYKAMSAEALLRRNLIIYGIGGIIAPFLGIKLIDIIITAIHLA; via the coding sequence ATGGCAAATACACGTAAACGCTCTCTATGGGATATAAAAATCGTTCGTCGCGCTTTGATTGATGCAATCGTCAAGCTCAATCCGCGAACCATGATGAAGAATCCCGTCATGTTCGTGGTCGAGATCGGCAGCGTTATTACATCGATCTATCTCTTCCGCGACATTGCCGCTCACCATCACACCCTGAGCTTCGATCTGCAGATCACTCTCTGGCTGTGGTTCACAGTGCTCTTCGCCAACTTTGCCGAAGCAATGGCGGAAGGCCGCGGCAAAGCCCAGGCCGATGCTCTGCGCCGCGCCAAATCAGAGACCACGGCGATGCGCCTTCTGCCAAACGGTAAGAGCGAAGAGATTGCCAGTTCGCAGCTTCGCGCGGGTGACCTCGTCTTCATCGTCGCTGGCGGTATGATCCCCGGCGATGGTGAAGTCATCGAAGGCGTTGCCTCCGTTGACGAGTCCGCCATCACCGGAGAATCTGCTCCCGTCATCCGCGAGGCTGGTGGCGACCGCTCTGCCGTCACCGGCGGCACGCGCGTCCTCTCCGATCAGATCAAAGTCCGCATCACCTCCAACCCTGGAGAAACTTTCCTCGATCGCATGATCGCTCTCGTCGAAGGCGCCGAGCGTCAGAAGACACCCAACGAGATCGCGCTCAACATTCTTCTTGCCGGTCTTACGATCATCTTCCTGCTCGCAGTCTTCACACTACAACCCATCGCGATCTACTCCAGCGCGCCACAGACTGTCTTTGTCCTCATCTCGCTGCTTGTCTGCCTTATTCCAACGACAATCGGCGGCCTGCTCTCTGCCATCGGCATCGCAGGCATGGACCGCCTCGTTCAACACAACGTTCTTGCCATGTCCGGCCGCGCCGTAGAGGCAGCAGGCGACGTCAACACCTTGCTGCTCGACAAGACCGGAACCATCACGCTGGGTAACCGCCAGGCCGCAGAATTCATTCCCGCACCCGGCGTCAGCAAAGATCAGCTCGCAGACGCAGCACAGCTCTCCTCGCTTCCAGATGAAACCCCGGAAGGCCGTTCCATCGTCGTCCTCGCCAAAGAGCTCTATGGCCTGCGCGGCCGCGAGTTCAGCGATTTGCAGGCAGAGTTTGTTCCCTTCTCTGCGGTCACCCGCATGTCAGGCATCAACCTCGATGGACGCATCATTCGCAAGGGTTCCACCGACGCGATTGCAGCCTTCGTCAAGGAAAACGGCGGCACACTGCCGGACGAAGTCCGGGCAACCGTCGAAGTGGTCGCTCGCAGCGGAGGCACACCGCTCGTCGTCGCGGAAAACCGTCAAGCCCTCGGCGTTATCCACCTGAAGGACATCGTCAAAGGCGGCATGAAGGAGCGCTTCACCCAGCTTCGCTCCATGGGTATCCGCACCGTCATGATCACCGGCGACAACCCTCTCACGGCAGCTGCCATCGCGCGAGAGGCAGGCGTCGACGACTTTCTCGCCGAAGCGAAGCCGAAAGACAAGATGGACCTCATTCGCCGCGAACAGGCAGAAGGCAAGCTCGTCGCCATGACCGGAGACGGCACCAACGACGCGCCCGCACTGGCTCAAGCAGACGTGGGCGTCGCCATGAACACCGGAACACAAGCCGCCAAAGAAGCAGGCAACATGGTCGATCTCGACTCCAACCCGACCAAGCTCATCGAGATCGTAGAGATCGGCAAGCAGCTACTCATGACGCGTGGAGCACTTACAACCTTCTCCATCGCCAACGACGTCGCCAAGTACTTCGCCATTATTCCGGCGATGTTCGCCGCGACCTTCCCTGTGCTCAGCGCGCTCAACATCATGCACCTCAAGACGCCGCAGTCGGCCATCCTCTCAGCTGTCATCTTCAACGCGATCATCATCATCGGCCTCATTCCGCTCGCACTGCGCGGCGTAGGCTACAAAGCCATGTCGGCTGAGGCACTTCTCCGCCGCAACCTGATCATCTATGGAATCGGCGGCATCATCGCTCCGTTCCTTGGCATCAAGCTCATCGACATCATCATCACCGCCATTCACCTGGCTTAG
- the kdpC gene encoding potassium-transporting ATPase subunit KdpC: MRRNLIIAILYTVVTTIIFGVIYPYAVTGVSQLFFKDKANGQLIYRDGQLVGSRIIGQPFSAPGYFHSRPSAAGNGYDAANSSGSNYAPTNKKLIDRITGDAATAQTDHPGAEIPVDLVTASGSGLDSDITPAAAEFQVDRVARERRLDASTVRQLVAKHTLGRQFGFLGEPRVNVLELNLDLDTMAPIATK, translated from the coding sequence ATGCGTCGCAATCTAATTATCGCGATTCTCTATACCGTCGTAACTACCATCATCTTTGGCGTGATCTATCCATACGCCGTAACCGGTGTCTCGCAGCTCTTCTTCAAAGACAAGGCAAACGGTCAACTCATCTACCGCGACGGTCAGCTTGTCGGCTCTCGCATCATCGGGCAGCCCTTCTCCGCTCCCGGCTACTTCCACTCTCGCCCCTCGGCCGCCGGCAACGGTTACGATGCAGCTAACTCCAGCGGCTCAAACTATGCTCCCACCAACAAAAAGCTGATCGATCGCATCACCGGTGATGCCGCGACGGCGCAAACGGATCATCCCGGGGCCGAGATTCCCGTCGATCTCGTCACCGCATCCGGTTCAGGCCTAGATTCTGACATCACCCCCGCTGCCGCCGAGTTTCAGGTAGACCGCGTCGCCCGCGAACGTCGCCTCGACGCGAGCACCGTGCGGCAGCTCGTCGCAAAGCATACTCTCGGACGGCAGTTCGGCTTTCTCGGCGAGCCACGCGTCAACGTTCTCGAGCTCAACCTCGATCTCGACACAATGGCGCCTATCGCAACGAAATAA
- a CDS encoding class I SAM-dependent methyltransferase: protein MNLVEQFGSIDIYVFDQLLRGNIAPGMKVLDAGCGGGRNLVYLLREGYEVFAADASAEAVDHLRSVASRLAPNLPQENFRVETVEGMSFPDEFVDVVISNAVMHFARNDDHFEAMLHAMWRRLRPGGLFFCRLSSTIGLEHNHLIQPIAGRRFLMPSGMEWYLADEALLMQLTKELGAELVDPLKTTVVQGVRCMTTWVLRKHA from the coding sequence ATGAATCTGGTAGAGCAGTTTGGCAGCATTGATATCTATGTTTTCGATCAGTTGCTGCGAGGGAACATCGCGCCTGGAATGAAGGTGCTCGATGCTGGCTGTGGCGGCGGCCGCAACCTGGTCTACCTTTTGCGCGAAGGCTACGAGGTGTTTGCCGCGGATGCGAGCGCCGAAGCGGTAGATCATCTGAGATCGGTGGCGTCGAGGCTTGCGCCGAATCTTCCGCAGGAAAATTTTCGTGTGGAGACGGTTGAGGGAATGTCGTTCCCTGATGAGTTTGTCGATGTGGTCATCTCGAACGCGGTGATGCACTTTGCGCGCAATGACGATCATTTCGAGGCGATGCTGCATGCGATGTGGCGCAGGCTGCGGCCCGGAGGGTTGTTCTTCTGCCGTTTGTCTTCAACTATTGGACTTGAACACAACCACTTGATTCAGCCGATAGCCGGTCGGCGCTTCCTGATGCCGAGTGGGATGGAGTGGTATCTGGCGGACGAGGCGTTGTTGATGCAGCTTACGAAAGAGCTCGGGGCGGAACTGGTGGACCCGTTGAAGACGACGGTGGTGCAGGGCGTTCGCTGCATGACTACCTGGGTGCTACGTAAGCATGCGTAA
- the coaD gene encoding pantetheine-phosphate adenylyltransferase, translating into MHTVKAIYPGTFDPLTNGHLDLIARGAKIVDHLVVAILRNSEKGTPLFTVPEREEMITEAVAGFKNVSVMTFDGLLVDFARQQGAKAVLRGIRAISDYEYEFQMAMMNRKLDPELETLFMMPAEKYTYVSSRLIKGVFQLGGDVTALVPPMVVERLKAKVPARD; encoded by the coding sequence ATGCACACCGTAAAGGCGATTTACCCCGGAACGTTTGATCCGCTCACGAATGGGCACCTTGACCTGATTGCGCGTGGAGCGAAGATTGTGGACCATCTGGTCGTAGCGATCCTGCGCAACTCGGAGAAGGGCACGCCGCTGTTTACCGTTCCCGAGCGCGAAGAGATGATTACCGAAGCGGTCGCGGGTTTCAAGAATGTCTCGGTGATGACCTTCGATGGCCTCCTGGTGGACTTTGCGCGGCAGCAGGGAGCCAAGGCCGTGCTGAGGGGGATTCGCGCTATCTCCGACTACGAGTATGAGTTTCAGATGGCGATGATGAACCGCAAGCTCGACCCTGAGCTGGAGACGCTGTTTATGATGCCGGCCGAGAAGTACACCTATGTCAGCTCACGGCTGATCAAGGGGGTCTTTCAGCTGGGAGGCGACGTCACGGCGCTTGTACCCCCGATGGTGGTGGAGCGGTTGAAGGCGAAGGTTCCTGCGAGGGATTAG